Genomic DNA from Perca flavescens isolate YP-PL-M2 chromosome 14, PFLA_1.0, whole genome shotgun sequence:
TGATGCAGccttccattttatttattacatgttATTTATTACTCCCATCTACAGTAATTCCAGGTCATGTCAAACAGTCATTGTTTTTGGTCTTTTGGTGGTTAGCGGAGAAATCCCTGAGTGAGAAAATAATTTACTAATTTATAATATCCATGTCTTTACTCAAGTCTGTTTTGCAGTAACACATCCTGGTAACAGCATGTCAGACCAGAtacaatagaataaaaacaagttCTACTCACATTGTAGAGGGAGTTTGGCTGAAACAAGAAGAGAAGacaaatcatttaatttgtCACAGTTGGAAATTAAAAGGTACTCTAAGCAATGTCACGCATTttgtaggctacaacattttttgtcacatacagcacacctctcctcactatctgccggtcccctgaacacactgtaaaaaaacacggtctctgtagacagcctaggGTCCCAGCCTGGACAAACCCTGACGGACTTCCgtcaaatttgagatttgctctgcaagtcagtatggtgaagagcccattcaaacccattttcaatgtccccaaaatcgaggcaccaatcacaaccgttgaggcgggctttacgcgacgacgatagcgcagcgacggtgagcagctttttgtttacattcaacatgacggctaccgaagcgctTTGTGCGCTGAAGCACGGAatggaggggacgggatgaggaggagggaggggcgagctattctcgttttgtttaaaaaaactttgaacgtcaacaagaataaTGCCACCCAACATCGCTAAGAGCAACTTTAaactatagtgcatagtttctgtctcctccaTAAGGTATTCTAAGTAATGAaaacaacactgtcagcgcgtccacatgatacaagcatTTCATGATCGCGCACGCAACCCCcacctcctccacgcagttgctagtagccaaggaggacacagaggattaacaaaaacatgatggactcttcagaagaggtcattatcttcactcgatttTCTGCGCGTGAAAGTTACGACACAATCTCCTGAACATatccatactgagaaatacataGAGTTGCATGGAGCTAATAGTCTTAAtttgctttgtagcaactcatttggcaatggctggaatgtaacggatgttcattaatatcaaaaagttacgcactaaagctatAAGATAAATGATAATaaacatttgtcacctttttccaCTGAATCTGATCTCCTCTATTAATCATTCTCCTACTAATGTTAAATAAGTATATTTTACCCTTCTACTCTTCACCTATTacatttatcatcatcatcatcatcatcatcatcatcatcatcatcatcatcatcatcatcatcatcctacAGTCTCTGTTGGTTGCTTTACAATAGTTTAATTGTTTAACTTAAagttgaaaaagagaaaatcttTTGGTTCTTTAGTATCTcacctttcttctttttgtaaAAAATGAATCCAGTGGCAGCGGCGAGGACGACGACAGCAAGAACAGCCACTCCAGCAGCGATGAGAATGGTCCTGTCTGAAGGATTCTCTGttgaacaaaaaacaacaatgtttaCAACCATATAGACAAAGAAGTATTGAACAGATCTATCTATTTattaacacatatacacacgttACTGATGAACCAATTACATGTTGGTTTGTCCTGCATCAGAAAGGtgacaaatcaataaatcatgAATTTCAGGACAACTCAAGTAAACTAAACACATCTTTCAGTCACTTCCTATTCCAGTCTTACCTCTGTTGGTCCTGATCTCTGCTTTGTCCAGTTTGGTGACGATGTCGTCCTCCACACCAGAGAGATGAAACACACAGTCGTACCTCCTCCAGTCTTCAGCTGGGACTGATGAAAGGTCCAGGTCAACACTCATCTGGAAGGATCCATCGTGGTTGGGGAGGATCTCTCCGTGGTCCACGTCCTCATGAAGCTCCTCTCCATCTTTCCTCCAGAACATCATGGCTCTGTCAGGGTAGAAACCTGTAGCGTGGCAGCTGACTGGAGAGGAGGGAGACTTCTGGAGGAGAGACAGTGAGGGAagacctgcagagagagaaagagagagagagagagagagagagagagagagagagagatgagaaagGTCAAACGTGAATggaaagaaaacaacagaaaaagaaaaatgaagaaaaatacaataGGAAATTGTTAACAGAAGGTGTGAAAATTCTTCAAGGTAAAATAAAGAAGTAAATAAACATCAAACAACAAGACTAAGAGTTtaaagccatgctagcagctctgagGTTGTTCTGATGTACAGCAACGCTTTGAGCTAATTTTACCAGCATGTTGATGTTTGGCAGGTTATCTCTCTCAAATGTGATTCTACCTTTTCTCAGCAGAAAGCTCTTGCCGTAGTCCACATACATCTTCAGCCATTCAGGACAAATCTCAGTGAAGAAATTCTGATTGAATTTTATTCTAGATATCTCAGCATCCCATCTTTGTTTGATGATGACAGCCTGTGGTTTTGCAGCGATCCATGTCGATGTCTTCAGGTCGAATGCTAGGAAGTCTTCTCCATCATAACCAAACTGCATAAAACCATTGACCTCTCCAGTCTCATCTTCCCACTCACAGCCAACCATCCTCTGGAGAATGTGgacacctgagagacagactgtAATTATTAATTATGCACATCCAACtgttatatatagcctatatacaAAGTTACAGCGTCAGTTGGTGCAAGACGAGGTGCGGGACCATCACCATACCGCAGGCGCCTGGACTAGGTGGGAGAAGTCAGAGAAGCGCAAGATCACCTGGGCAGAGCTGTAGAGCTCTGAAACAATGTGCATCAAGTTCCTCATCAGTTCGGTGTACGACCTCCTAACTAGCCCATCCAACCTACACCACTGGGGCTTAACAGACTCTCCAGCATGCCAActgtgccaaaggagtggcacaCTGGAGCATATCCTCAGCTGCTGTCCAAAGGCTTTGGGGGATGGGCGGTATCGCTGGTGCCATGATCAGGTCCTCAGGGCTCTGGCAGATACAATCAATACAGCGATTCAGAGCAGTAAGAATCAGCATCCCTCCAAGCATACCATCTCCTTTGTCAGAGCTGGGGCAAAGGCACAACAGCAGCCACGGTCCCCAGGTGGGCTCCTAGCCAATGCAAGAGACTGGCACCTTCAAGTGGACCTGGGAAGACAGCACAAGGCCTCGGGTTCATCACTGATGTTATGTCCAAGTAGCACCAGGCGGTGTGTGTTAGAACACCAGTGTGGGTCACTCCATAGTTTAGGGTTTCAGATGTGGAACATGAAATGAACCATCCCTGCTTGGTGTCCAGCTGAGGACCTGATCTCTTTCCTCCTTGTGTTCTGTTATCATACAACTGGTGCTAGCTAACATCTGCAGCCTTGGATGCAGTCCCAGGTTTCAGTGAACAACACACCTTAGTTACAGTTATTGCCTAATGTTCTACTTCTTGGATTACCATCTCAGAAAGGCAGCTGCATTTCATTAGTCTTATTTTGTGCAATGAAAGCTTTACTTtgttaacaaaatatttattctGTACATGATGAAAAAAAGCCTAGACAGACTTCCAATTTCCAACATGCAATATCAAAATCTtagttatttcactttttaagCGTTATGCAGCGACACAAAATGTACATGATAAACGAAACATTTGGATTCCTGAAATCAAACCTGTCCAGACAGATGATAAGGCCCTCAATCACATTATCTGACAGGTCAATGAGGGACATGTCTTGTATTACCTCTTCCTGTGTATgttattgtgaagatattttgactactgatgtttaaaatgtcattatCTCAGGGTGGGAATGAGTTTAGGTCACTTTACAGTTTAGCAGTAAAAGTTaaatgtaacatgtataaatacTGTACCTCCACTTTGGTTGAAGCGCTGCTTGAAGTTATCTATTGTGGCTTTGAAGAAGATTGACTCAACCTCAAAACATCTTTGAGTGTAAAACTCCAACTGCTGAGGATTGTTTTCTAAAATTGTTTTCATCCAGTCCTGTTTTGGTTCTACTATGTTTTTGTTGGTGTCGCAGTCACCCGTCAGAAGTTCATCCACCACTGCAGCACCAACATACTCTGGGAAGTTTGAGACTCCAGAAGATACAGTGATGAAAAACTTGAGTGAGTGTTTCACTGCAGGACAAACAAGGTTTATAGATTCAGTATAAATAGACACATATCATTATTTTATCATAAATATGATGGCAGCATGATTCAGTTAATCTAAAACATGATAGATAGATTTAAAATGTGATCTTACCTGGAGATGAGACGTGACAGAAGAGAAGCAACAACAGGAACTTTTTCATCTTGTTTTGATAAAGACGTAAAGGACCGAGCTGGTTTGGCTGTTTTGTCTTCTGTGATTTTTGGAGGAAGGAGGGAGTATCTCTGTTCTGATGACAGTTGGACGGTTGATACAGAAGTTGAGAAACCAGTTTCATTCCTGTGAGtttatttacactttttttttttttttttagatttctttatttcaaagggacagtgcacattaattcaattcaattcaatttcaattcaattttatttatagtatcaaatcataacaagagttctctcgagacactttacagatagagtaggtctagaccacactctataatttacaaagccccaacaattccaacaattacagtaattccctcaatgtccaacatgtaaatgtgccagatttagccataGCCTACAgactaattttcatctgcagtccctagcagGTTGAAGACTTAAAAAccaataaatacaatacaacaatacaaagTACACATAAGCTAAGAACAACATATGCTTTGATAGGTAAAAACATATCTGATACTACATAGATACAtcaacacatacagagacaataCTGTAGCcatgaatacaaatacattATTCTGTATTATGGGAACATATTTGATTAGCCAATAACCAATGTTTTATGGATGTAGAGAAGGATTTAATAGATGTTATGTTCCTTAATTCTGTGGGTATGGTATTCCATGTATGGGCAGCACGGAAGGAAAAAGCTGACTGTCCAAAACTACTTTTTCTACATGGTATTTTACAATCCCCTCTTGTAGATGCTCTGGTAGATGTATTTAGATTTTGTTGGATAAAGTTATTGAGTGGAGGGGGAGCCATACCTTGAAAAATTTTATATACAAGTAAAATATCAGTAAACTTAATCATGTTTTCCCAGTTTAACAAATCATATTTAATTAAGATTTTACAATGGTGATAAGAGTTTAACTTTTTATCCAAGGTTTTCTGTGCTATATTGTGCTTTATAATTCCAATTTATCATCCTAATTATTTTCTCCCTTTCCCTTCCCCGTCTGGTTTGTTTGTGCTGCTGTAACATCTTATTTCCCCTCTCTGAGGatcattaaacaaatatttCTTCTGATCTTACATTCAGAGTGATTAGTAGATCTGCAACCTGTGCTGACCTCTACTGGTGACCAGCAGGAATTACAACAACATCAGCAGAACATTTTCTATCTGTGGCCTGTATCAGAAAGATTAGAGCAGATAGTATATCCCTAATGCCAGGGGGAAAGGGAATATATCATCTTGTTAATATGATGCTTACAGAATGTCTTTATATtctatctgaaagtgaaaatcTTCTGTACTGCCCCTTCAGAACGGTTtagaaactctgagtttgttaaccctgagatgagggaaactctgggttttctgtttcagaaagggaggttaatcaaacctgagagagagggggaactccagcctgtttcagaaagagaggtaacttaacctcagagtcagttactatggtaactgagcctgtgaacctaacctggtcaggagcacgttttcttcaagaaacctcgaaGGAAGAAAAACGATACCTCAAATAGGtagttatctggaaatgaaaatgcatttaGAGTCAGGGCCTAAATATATCCTCTcccgacgtatgtttaactccctgGGAAGtcatacagcttcttcatcaacgggatcgtcgacaaaaggaaatgccatgttttgagaaaaaaagaaacgttttatagtctgcctagcATGGTTTATAAACCAACCCTCTTTTTATATTCATGCAGATACAgtaacaaactgcgctaaaatgcgcctgatatagactgaatgaatgaatgaggaaatgaaagagggctgtgtcagagggaggagactgagagaagaaaacctgctcccaaccaggttaggttcacaggctccgttaccatagtaacttactctgaggtgaagttacctctctttctgaaacagaaaacccagagtttcccccatctcagggttaacaaactcagagttttcactaaacctgctttctcaaatgtttatgtttaattaTATGTTTAATTTATCATATATGAAAAGTAACATTGAGAATCCAGAAAAAAGAGcagtacaaaataaaagaaaagacatCCCATTTAGGAAGAAACATGTTATTGACATAGATTATTTGGTGTAATATGTAACTCCTGCAACCACCAAAATAATACAGATCTCTTCCAGAATGGTGTCAGATTTGACGTTTTGGGACTTTATAAAATCTGAACTAGTTACAAAATGAATATttgtgcatttatttctgtgagCTTACAGTCAGAGGCCTTCTTTGAAGCCTGATACAGAAATAACTTATTAATTATTACATTAAACGTTTGCACCATTTTGAGTGTTTCTCCACAGTTTACCTCTGTTCATTAAACTCTAGCATTGGTTGGGTTCACTCACAGTCATCAAATCTAATCTCTAGACTCAGTTTGACTTGTTTTCCTCGGTCTGACAGCTTATAAATAGTTTCAGATATTGATGTGACAGGAACTTTATTAGAGTTCTGGATCCTCTTTTAATCTTAGCTGTAAAGAGACAGTAAGAAATACAAAGGAACCTGGATTTAGTGttcattttattcaatatttgcTTTCATATACTCTGCAGTTTGATTGGTCCAAAATTTAAACTTTTCAGTCAAAATGATAATAAATGCATTACTGTAGTTCCAGCTGTTTCCTGTGACTACTTAGGGACTCCAGAAGAAGCAGTGAAGTTCGGGGCTTAAAATACTGTACCATTGAGCGAGTGTTTCACTGTTGGACACACAGGTTTTCAGGTCATGGATTTGCATTTTTTAGTAGATCATTCTGTTGGATAACTGGTTGTCAATTCCTTAAGCAGTAAAATAGTTTATCAAAGCCCTATTCCTATTTTAAGGATAATTCAATTCCAATGTGTCTTAAACAATGAACATGATGAGGCCAGTTTCCAATAACTCTCACTCACAGGACACACCTCTGAAGGTTTTCCTGAACAAGCTCTTATTTCCTCATTTCACACCTCACCTCACAACACAAGATATGTTTACTACATTCCATATTAAATATATGAATTACCGATTTAAAGTTActttatgtatttttgtgtttgaaGGATGTtaataaacacataaacatcCAACACATTTTAACTTAATGAATGAGTCACTCAGAGAAACAGAACAAGGCTGTGTTATGAAGTTATCCAGCTCTACAGGAACTGACAAAGGGTTTAAAGTTAAGAATTTAATGTAATTTTACCTAGAGATAAAACATAAGACAAGAGcaagatacatacatacatcttgttttaaaaaaaagaaagaagtagAGCTGGAAAGTCCAAAAGTTGTTTCCTGGTTTAATTAGACGTGAATGTGTCCCCTGCAGTATGAGGTGTGTTCCCCTGTGAATGACTCCTTACAGGTGAACAAGGACTTCACTCTGACCAAAAGAGATTTTAGACATGTTCTGGTTCTGTGTAAACGGTTTCATCTGAGTCTCTGTTACCTGTTCCTGCCTGCTTCCACTAAAGCTCTTTGTTTGGGCTTGTCTGCTGCTAAAGTCCAAAACACAATTTGTCATGAAACACAACATTGCTTCTTTCATGAGTTCACTTTCATTTAGTTGTTGCTCCTATAATAAATAAGTCTACTGTCAGACTCTAAGagcctctgtgctgctgtaatgggaaaaattacatttaagcataatgccttatatttttatgttttttttctactttaattctctcacattattgaaagacagtttatttcagtttctgcttaaactgctgaggtgtccagtctggaacataatgtgagctgtttgtctgaacagataaaggtacaaggtcaccttAAAactctctagttttcccatgccagttaagatgtaactgggggttGAAAGTCgtagagggaggaggaggcgaaatggctccgagatgtcagcatgtgtatcagattgcctgtaagaattgtagcgtcataataatccaagtgggcaaagaatgcaaaaacacacatacaccaataacctcctcatcagttctaaccaaagcccATGTAGCTCTTAGTATCAGCCCTCCTttgctaccagatgggtctgacccatgagtttgcagtggggcagggggagcactgccccccAGGTGTCTGAAACagataattgcattgtttaaaaaatgagtggaataattacgtctggcatgaccagatattttataaatatcttaaataaaagcaaaacaaataaattgtggtaggtaatacatcagatttcatatactgctttagtaaaaaaaaactattttctggctcacgatgggagcagcaggatgtaaaaaaagaaaaagactgtTGCACTATCTGGACATCTTActgtgccaaggttgcaataaaggtttcctaaatgccacatttgatgtcagcttactaattgattgcgggttttgtctagatttggacttttatacgtttattccactttgtttaaacggcaaagtggaggaagcctagtgacgagtccatagcaaccagtttgtgtgttgaatgttacccatagtgccttgctgaatggtctcaatgttttattgttttatttcatgtgaatactagtttactagaggagtaacttagtatttgaagtaatgcagtaatgcaggaagtgtgcatttagtttccatgcttattgtgtttccacaacaacgttagtgagtaaatctactgaaatggccaccacaccataacagaggagtgggatgtgCCAGATGAGAAAGCAGAAGTTTAGGCACAGGTGTCTGTGCTGTAAAAACACAGTTGTCATCTGTATATATTTGCTAAGTGCAAATCAGTACAGAAGGTATTGGTAAATTGTTGCGGCAGGGTGATGCCTTATTTCATAATTCTGTTGGAGGGTCATAGGACATTTTTTACtggcgaggggagggtcatgtctatttcatttaaaggtcccaaaactcctctggtggccccttaaataaattaaGAACAGTCTCTAAGAGTAATTTTTGtaaaaagtttatttgacattaatgattctaaaataaaatacaaaatatgagAACATCAAAAACATCTGACATGCTGAGTGTTGGCTGAGATTcttaaagaccaaaaccacactttaaaagaaatatataatcagaatatttacacaacatttttcttttaattaagcTAAATAATCAGGATGTTGCTGTCAAGTGGTCAAACACCAGAGAGGACATTTTATTTACCTCTACTTCATTGGGATGGTTCCATACATGTTACAGTAGTTTATCTATAAGACCCAAACCATATGCATATCTAGATAGAGTACACATAGAGTGATATAGTTATATAGTGAGTATATGAACTGCATGttgaatatgaatatataatCCAGAAACGAtattaatcacacacacaaacatatcgTTCACCATAAAGATTTTCAGTCCCACATGGTGACAAACTCAACATTTTGTCAACTCCTAATACATTTTGCTTCAATACTCTATCATGTTATAGTTATACTCAAGATTTGAAAGCAAGTTTTTTAGGAGCTTTAATCTATAGGTTTTTTGTAGAAGCTTATCATTTCAGGTGTTGTTTAACTGGAGATGTGAAGAGTATACTGCTTTACCAGTGCAGGatgtgtttgtaaatcaggTCTCTGGATTCAGGTTCTCAGAGAGCTCAGAGCTGTTGTGAGGAGCTGTAAGGAAAAAGCCACTGTTACTGATCTGCCTTTAATAACCAGAGGATGATGCAGCCTGTCCAGAGGCTGGTCGTTCTGATTAACTTCACaaaaggcctatttctctccatgtctTTACTCAAGTCTGTTTTGCAGTAACATATAATGGTAACAGCATGTCAGACCAGAtacaatagaataaaaacaagttCTACTCACACTGTGGAGGGAGATTGGCTGAAACAAGAAGAGAAGACAAATCATTTCAGTTGTCACAGTTGAAAACACAATTTGTCCCCATTTCCCATCGAATCTGATCCTCTCCTACTCATTCTCCTATTTAAGTTAAATACATCTCTTTTACCCTTCACCTTTTacatttatcatcatcatcatcatcatgctaCAGTCTCTCTTTTGGTTGCTTGTTAAAAGTAAATGAGAAAATTGTTTCATCCTTTGGTCTctcacttttcttctttttgcaaACAGCAAATCCAAAAGTAGACTAGATAACTTTTCCATTCTCCTCTCTCACCTTTCTtcttttgtaaaaaatgaaTCCAGTGGCAGCGGTGAGGACGACAGCAAGAACAGCCACTGCAGCAGTGATGGGGATGGTCCTGTCTGAAGGATTCTCTGTTGAACAAATAACAACAATATGTCAACAACCAGATAGACAAAACAGGTTAGAACAGAAGTACATTCATCTGTGTATTATACCTACTGTATACACATTACTTATGAATTCATTGCATGTTGGTTTGTCATACAACGGATTGTGTGCATTGGTTTAAaatcaaaaaactaaaaaatgacTTGCTTGTTCCATATTAAACTAGATGTCAAAAGCTAAACCatcaaaaaaacacttttttttagagCTCCACCAACAGAGGAAGCTGTCCTGTTAGCTTTAAACTGCTCTGTGAAATAGTAAAGTTTGTAATCAGTCTTAAGACAGCAGTCAACTGTACAAATGTGTCTCTGAAATAAAGGCTGAGGGCAACCCAGTCTCCtactaaaaatgtaacaaccTTACAAAATAGCATGGTGAGAAAATGTAATGCTGTTACATTCTTTTGAAGCTGCAGCAACGTGAAATCTCGTCTCGTAGCTGCAGCAACGTGAGATCTCGTAGCATGCGAGACTCACCCCGTTCTGCCCTGAGAAAGGACCATACCAGAAAGGTAACgatcattttattcatttaaaattattatcatttaaacaacttgtttaacatatttatttttgtatacaGAATCCAATCGATATGTGCTTTTGCAACTGATCAACAAATGTACGATTTTCTTGTGTTTGCAATATAGCTTcttagctagcttgctagctaaAATACTTGTcagtagtagctagctagctactgttaTTAGCAACTTATGCATTAAATTAAATGGACATTGTTGCAATGGTAGTATCCAATAAACATTTAAGACAGCCCTAGTTAATAAAACATTAAGTTAGGTTACCtgtttttaagtcatttttataTAGAGACCCACCTTTTGTATGACCTAGCATTTCTTGATATCTGGTATGATTTCCATAGGGCAGCTAGCTGAAGACTATCAGCAATCTTGTAGCAATGAAAATCTAAATTCATTCCAAGCAAGATTAAATTATGACCTCTGTTCTTGAGTTTATGTGTTTTaactgttaaaacacacacacacacacacattcgttTTCAATATGaaagaaatgtgtattttagatattttttcACCCAAATGTAACCTAACGTTACCTTTTGTACAGCTTTCAAGATGTTGCAATATAATGTAAATGCAATGTA
This window encodes:
- the LOC114567975 gene encoding major histocompatibility complex class I-related gene protein, which translates into the protein MKKFLLLLLFCHVSSPVKHSLKFFITVSSGVSNFPEYVGAAVVDELLTGDCDTNKNIVEPKQDWMKTILENNPQQLEFYTQRCFEVESIFFKATIDNFKQRFNQSGGVHILQRMVGCEWEDETGEVNGFMQFGYDGEDFLAFDLKTSTWIAAKPQAVIIKQRWDAEISRIKFNQNFFTEICPEWLKMYVDYGKSFLLRKGLPSLSLLQKSPSSPVSCHATGFYPDRAMMFWRKDGEELHEDVDHGEILPNHDGSFQMSVDLDLSSVPAEDWRRYDCVFHLSGVEDDIVTKLDKAEIRTNRGKTGIGSD